A single region of the Cucumis melo cultivar AY chromosome 3, USDA_Cmelo_AY_1.0, whole genome shotgun sequence genome encodes:
- the LOC103496597 gene encoding wound-induced protein 1, which produces MRLLTGASSNGQSFQFVPQSITSFGSTVLVEGCDPSRSISWIHAWTITDGIITQLREYFNTSLTVTRVGDPTEYPSTSSSSASEISTAPSLHHCPSVWESSVSNQVGKSVPGLVLAI; this is translated from the coding sequence ATGCGCCTTCTCACTGGAGCTTCATCCAACGGTCAATCTTTTCAATTCGTTCCTCAATCAATCACATCCTTCGGCTCTACCGTCCTCGTCGAAGGTTGCGATCCGAGCCGTTCAATCTCCTGGATCCACGCTTGGACTATCACGGATGGGATAATTACACAGCTTCGTGAATATTTCAATACCTCTCTCACTGTGACTCGTGTTGGAGATCCGACTGAGTATCCGTCTACATCGTCCTCCTCGGCGTCGGAGATTTCGACTGCTCCGTCGTTGCATCATTGTCCTTCTGTTTGGGAAAGTAGCGTTTCAAATCAGGTAGGAAAATCGGTTCCCGGACTGGTGTTGGCCATTTAA